The genomic segment GACGTGCCGTTATACTCGCATTGGGTCCTGTTCGACATAGCGGACACGAAGTACAAAGGGCTGAATACGAAGGGGCTTTTCACGGCGGCGGGTTTTCCGAAGGACCCGGCCTATCTCTGGAAAGCTTTGGCGCGGCCGAACGATCCCCTTATCAGAATTTGCGGCAAGCACTGGTACGTCCGGACGGCTACGCGGGACGTGAAGGTCTACTCCAACCGGCCTTCGATCACCCTCTCCGTGAACGGCGCCGCCAAAGGAACGAAGGCGGACGGGGCCTATACGAACCCGTCCACGGGCGGCGTCATCAACGACGTATTCTATTTCGATTCCGTGCTGGTCAAGGGAAGGAATACGGTCATTGCCTCGGATGGAGCCGGCAAGGCGGATACGGCCGTACTCTACTTCGAGGGAAGCGCCCCCGCGGCGCCCGCCGATCCGGCAGAGCCCGTTACGCAACTCACATCGAGCAGCGCCACCAACCCGGCCTATTTCGTGAACTCGCCCGTCCAACCCCAATGGCCCGCGTACTACCAATGCGATGGCAATGCCGACAACTCCTTCGACACCATCCCCGCCCTATTGGCCGATGCCGGTTGGATCGCTACGCGGCGGCAAAGCCTCGATCCGTCCACGTTATCCTTCACGGTCCAGAGCGGCCAAGGCGCCGATGTCTACGTCATGATGACCAAGCAGGCCAGCGTCCCGGCCTGGATCACCAGCGCGGGCCTTACCCCGTCCGGGATCTCCGGGAGATGGAGGGACAATGCCATGAACCTCGTCGATTACGAGGTGTATGGGAAAACCTTCCCCGCCGGGGCTTCGGTGAAGCTGGGCGGAACCTCCGTCGATTTCGTGGCGATGGTAAAGGCGGCCGGCCGCACCGGCATCCGCAAGAGCGAGCGAGGCATCCCCGCTGCTTCCGGATACCGTTTCCTTTCCGCCGCGAAGCGGATCCCGATACCGCTGGCCGCGGCAGGCGCTAGCAGGGAAATCGTTATCTACGATCTCTCCGGAAAATGCCTGCGGAAGGCGATGCTGCGCGGAAACGAAGCCCTTTTCGATGCCGGCGATGCGATCGGCGAGGGCTTGCATATCATCCAGGTACGGATGCCCTAGGGAAGGCGGTCTTTGACGCAAAGGGAATCCGGTTTAACTAGGTACCGAATACGTTTGCCAAGCGTTCTATTGGTGATCCTGGGATCGCAGGCCGGCACGTTCGCACAGTCGATCGGCATCACGGGGACGGTGGTCGACAGCTCGAGTTCGCAGGGGATAGCCAATGCGTCCGTCCGCCTGATCGAGTACCCGCAATTCACGGCAACGAGCATCGCCAACGGCAGCTTTACCCTTAGCGGTACCGTGACCGCCGCCATCGGCGCCCCCAGCCCATCGCAACCCCCTTCGATCGGCGTGGAATTACAAGGCGCTACGGTGAAGATCCGGAGGGAACGGGACGCGGGATCGGTAACCGTCGACGCATTCACCTGCGACGGGGCCCGCATTTCCAGCCGCCGGCTTCCGCGAAGCGCGGAAGCGACCGATGCCCGCTTCGCCGGCGCGGAACCGGCCGCTCTCGCCAAATCGGGCGCATCTTACACCTTGGAAGTCGCCGCGCCGGGATACGCTACGAAACAGATCGCGCAATCGGGGCCGACCGGGAACGCCGGCACCATCCGCTTGGCCGCGGGCCACACGCAGGCGGGCGCGTGGACGAAGATGGCCATGCCGGTCCCGTTCACCTATGCCATGAGTTTGCTCCACGACCCGGTCCGTCCGAGCGATTACTATGGATTCCTCACCGACGGCTCGACCACGCCGATCACCGTTGTGAAATCCACCGATTACGGCGCCACCTGGAAAACCGTCAACGTGGGCACGATGAAGGGCGATCCCTGGGGCGCCGCGATCGATCCCAACCCCAAACGCGATCCCGGAACGCCTCCGACCCTGTATACCCCTTGCGGCTACGGATCGTGGGGCCTTTGGAAATCGACGGACGGCGGCATCACCTGGACGCAAACGATCGGCAATCAATCCGCCTCGGCGCTCGCGGCCATCAGCGTCTACTGGCCGCCGGATCTCTATTCGGTGAGCATCCTTCCCGATAATCCACCGAACCACCTTCTGGTTACGTTTCATGATGGGGGATGGAAAAACAGCGCGGATCAAGGTTTGGGCGAGTCGACCGACGGCGGCCTGACATGGTTCGTCCACCAGCCGCCGGCCGGAATGGGAGCATCACAATATCTGGTCATTCTGGATGCGACCACATGGATGAGCGTCGCCCAGGATTACAGCGGCGGAATCTGGAAAACAACCACGGCCGGACGGGACAACGGCGCGATTAGCGCTACGGCCTGGAAAAAGGTCGATTCCCTCACGCATTTCCACGGTTCTTTCATGGCCGCGGTAACGCCGAAGGCCATCTACGTTCCCGGCAACGGCGGAATCCGGCGGAGCGCGGATAATGGCGAGACTTGGTCCTGGGGATACTCCGTCGGCGCGGGAAACTATATGACGAGCGTGGTGGCGACGGCGAAATACCTCTACGCCGACAATCTTCTCGGCCCCAACCTCCGGCGTTCGCCCATCGGCGACGGGACCCAATGGGCGACTTACTGCCCGACGCCCTCGGGCATGGCCGGAAGCGCAGGGCCGGGAACCTCGACCCACTACGCATCGACCGACGGCACTTCCTGGTATGTCGTTTGTTTCAACAACGGCGGCGGGGTGTGGCGCTATATCGAGCCGTAAGGTTCCGGGCCCGCGAGGGCCATCGCTGCGGCCCGGCGCCATCGGCCGATGGACCTAAAGGGCCATCTTCCCCAGGATAACCAGGCGCACCGCATCCAACCGCAACTCGGCGGTCGCGATATGCCGCAGCACTTCCTGGAGGAAGCGATCCGCTTGCTCCACTTCGGGCTGCGTTACCGCCGGATTGATGCTCATGAGGCTGCGCAGGCGATCGCGCTCGGCCCCCAGACGCTTCTCCGCCTCCCGATGGGCCTCTTTCTTGGCGTTGGCCTGCCGGAAATTCACGCGTTCGGCCGCGGACTCGAGCAGGTTCGGTACCAGCTTGTCGAACAGTTCATGATGTTCCTCGAGCAAGCCGGTCGGCGCCTGCTCGACCTCGGAAGCATCCAGGCGCGGAAGCAAGTGGGAGATGTCCTCGCCTTGGCCGTCCACCATCACCCGCAAGGGCTCGGGCGGTAGGAAGCGATCGAGGTGCAGATGGCCCGGAGCCGTGGCTTCGAGCACGAAGATGGCTTCCAAGGCGAAGCCCTTGGCAGGCGCTTCCCGCCATTCCACGAAGCCGACCGTCCCTTCGTTGCTTCCCAGCACCAGATCCACCGCTCCCCTCACCATGGGATGATCCAAGGTGAGGAAGGCCAAGTCTTCGCGCGCCAGGGCCTGGGCGCGATCGTAGGTGACCGCCACGCCGGTGGGCGGCAGATTGGGGAAGAAATCCACCTCCATGCGATCGCCGGGGAAAATGAAATACCCGCGCTTGGCTTCGGTGGTCTCGGAATCCACCCCGAAATGATCGAATACCTCTTCCAGGTATTCCTCCAGGCCGGAGTCCTCGTCTTCGGCGCGCATCTCGGCGATAAGGGCCTGCGCCAGCTCGGGACGGTTGGAATTGATCTCCAACAGCCGGTCGCGCCCCTTTTCCAGGGTCTCGCGTACGCGCGTGGCGAGGGTCTTGGTGCGGCGAACCAATTCTTCTACCGCAGCCGCCCCGCTCTCGTCCCCTTTGCCCGCCTCTGCGCCGTCCGCCGTTTCTCCGCCGCCGGGCCCCGCTCCGTATTCTGCTTGCGTCACCAGGCGGCAGGCCGCGAGTACGTCGCCGATTTGCTCGTCATAAAAGAAATCCGAACCCAGCACGGGATGCCGGAAGGCGTCCATGCCTTCCTCATACCAACGGTACAGGACCTCGTGCGCCGTGTCCTTCAGGAACGGCATGTGGATGTGGATGTCGCTTTTCTGCCCGATGCGGTCTAGCCGGCCGATGCGCTGCTCCAGCACGCTGGGATCCAGCGGCAGATCGAAGAGAACGAGATGATGGGCGAACTGGAAATTCCTCCCCTCACTGCCGATCTCCGAGCAGATGAGCAACCGCGCCCCGTCCGGCTGCGCGAAATAGGCCGCGTTCTTGTCGCGCGTGGCCATGGTCAGATTCTCATGGAAAGCCGCGAAGGGCGCCGCCGTCAGGGTCGGGAGGATTTCCTGCAACGCGAAAACCACCGCCTTATGGGAACAGATAAGGAGGATTTTCTCCTCTTCCAACTCCTTCAGAAGGCCCACCAGCCAGGCCAAGCGGGGATCCTTGCGCCAGACCTCCTGGAGAAAAGCCGCCGCATCGCCGGCATAGCCGGAAAGATCGTGGGAATTGTAGGCCGGCGCCCCATTGAGGAAGCGCCGCAGGGAGGATGCATCCGCGAAGGGCCCGGCGCCGGTCCCCGTGGTCATGAGCTTGGACCATTCGCGATGGGCGGGATAATCGGGGAGCGGGACGGGGTGGACCACGCGCTTGGGGAAGCCGCCCAAGGCCGAGCGACGGTTGCGGAACATCAAGCGGCCGGTGCCATGCCGATCGACCAGATCGTCGATGAGGGCGCGCTTGGCGCCGGGTTGGCCGTTCGCGTATGCGTCCAGGCGGGACCGTAGCGCCGCATCGCCCGGGAAGGTCGCGCCCAGCTTTTCCAAAGCCTCCGGCGCCGGGGACTCGCTGGCCAGGATGCGGTCTACCGCCACGGCCAGATCCTGATAACGGGCCGCTTCCGCGAGGTAGCCGTCCAGGTCGGTAAAGCGGCGCGGATCGAGCAGGCGTAGGCGCCCGAAATGCCCGCTCTGGCCCAATTGCACGGGGGTGGCCGTGAGCAATAGCACTCCCTTGCTGGCATTGGACAACTTCTCGACGGCGGCGTACTCGGGCGACGCCTTTTCCGTAGACCAGGAAAGATGGTGGGCCTCGTCCACGATCAGGAGGTCCAGCCCGGCCTCGACCGCCTGCTTCACGCGCCGGGCCGAGGTGGAGAAGAAGTCCACGGCCGCTATCATGGTCTGCCGGTTGAGGAAGGGATTCACGCTTTGATCGCCCTTTTCCTCGGAGCGGAACAGGTCTTCCTCGATCACCGTGAACATGTGGTTGAAGCGGCGGTAAAGCTCTACCATCCATTGGTGAACCAATTGCGAAGGGGCGATCACCAGCACGCGCCCGATCTGGCCGGTCACGAACAAGCGATGGAAGATCAGGCCGGCTTCGATGGTCTTACCCAAACCCACCTCGTCGGCCAAAAGCACCTTGGCATCGTGCCGGGACGCGACCTCGTAAGCGATGGAAATCTGGTGATCCAGCAGTTCCATGCGCGCTCCCACCAGGCCGCGCACGCGCGATCCCAGCATATCCCTGCGGAAAAGGTGGGTGCGGTAGCGGAGGGCGAATTCGCGCGGCTTCCCCGCTTGCCCGGCCAATAGGCGCTTATCCGGATCCGAGAAGGTCATGCGGTCGAGCAGATCCTGCTCCTTGAGCGTCTCCCCGTCCCCGTGGTAAACCAACAGGCCCCCGAACTCCTTCACCGTCTTCACCACGAATACCCGGCCCGAATTGGAACGGGCCCGATCGCCCGCCTTCAGGCGCACGCGCCGCAAGGGAGCATTACGATGCATGTACACGCGCACCACGTTGGACGCGCGGAAAGCGATCTTCACGTCGCGGAAGCCCGCTTCCAGCACCGTACCCAAGCCGAGTTCGGGCTCCGAATCGCTAATCCAACGTTGCCCCGGGACGAATTTCCCCTTCGCTTCCGACCTTATATCCAATGCATCCTCCCGTTCGGGAACGGAAAGATAAAAGCTAGGCCAGCGGACGGGCAGCTATATTTGCCGCCATGGCGGTTCGCAACGTGTTCCTCACCGGCGGAACGGGTTATATGGGCAGCCGCCTCATCCCGCGGTTATTGGCCCGCGGCCATCGCGTCACCGCCTGCGTGCGCCGCGGCTCCGAAGGCAAAGTCCCCGCCGGCGCCCGGGCGCTGCCCCTGGACCCCCTCGATGCCGCCGCGCTGAAGCCCGCCCTCCCCGGCCACGACACCTGGGTCCAACTGATAGGCACCCCGCATCCGGCCCCTTGGAAAGGCGCCCAATTCCGCGCCGTCGAACTCCGCGCCGCCCAGACCATGGCCGACGCCCTCCCCGGCTCCACCATCCGCCACGCCATCTACCTGAGCGTGGCCCAGCCCGCCCCCACCATGAAAGCCTACCTGGCCGTCCGCCAGGAAGGCGAAGCCCTCCTACGCGCTACCGGCATCCCCTGCACCTTCCTTCGGCCCTGGTACGTGCTTGGCCCCGGCCATCGCTGGCCCTACGCTTTGCTCCCCTTCTACGCCCTGCTGGAGCGCATTCCCGCCACGCAGGCCGGCGCGCTGCGCCTTGGCCTGGTGACCCTGGAGCAAATGCTAACGGCCCTCCTCCAAGCCATCGAGTCCGACCCGCCACCCCAACCGCGCATCATCGACGTCCCCGCCATCCGAAGGGCTACCCTACCCTAACACCTTCCCACCCGGAACCACCCCCTTCCCCAGGTGACCCACCTCCTTCCCCCGGTGACCCACCTCCTCCCGAAGGTACCCCCGATCCCTTCTTCTTAAAGACACACCTAACCCGCCCCCGTAACACGCAAGATACTATAGCCTTTCGACCGCACCTATTCTCAGCAAAGAACCAGCCCAGTCTTCCCCGCCCAAAATGTGCAAGGTCACGGGTTGCGATAGACGGGTCTGGGACGGGGCGGGGCTCGGTTCCGGCGAGTTGCTCGCGCGCGCGGCTCGGGGAAAGGATTCGATCAACCGCTTCGACAGCCCGCGACGGGATCAGGCCCAAAAAACCCATCCCGAGGCCCCCGGGCCGTCGTGAAGGCCTAAACCCGGCTTTCGCGGGCGTCCCCTTCCCCGAGCAGCGCATTGACCCAACACCAACGGAAAGCGAGCATCCGAGCCGGAACCGAGACCCGCACCGGCCCAGACCCACAAGAATCCCAACCCGAATAAACCTTGCACATAAGTGAACGTTCATTTATTATTGATCCCATGCGCACCCGCGACCCCCGGAAGGAAAGCCTTCTCCGCAGCAAGGCCATGGCCATGGTCGTGAAAGACGGCTTCAAGGGCTTCAGCATGCAGAAGCTCGCCAAGGCCGCCCGGGTCTCCCCCGCCACCATCTATATCTATTGGAAGGATAGGGACGATCTCCTCCTCCAGCTCTACGTGGAAGTCTTCGCCAAGATGATGGAAACCACCATGAGGGACTTCCATCCCGGCATGCCCTTCCACGAGGGATTGAAACACCAATGGAACAACCGGGCCCGCTGGTTCCTCGACCACCCCATTGAGGCGGCCTTCATGGAACAAGTGCGCTTCTCCCCTTTGCATGACCGCGCCCAGGCCGCGCTGGGGCCCAGCTATGCCGAGGCTATGAAGGCCTTCGTGCGAGGCGCGATCGCCCGCAAGGAACTCATTAAGGTTCCCGTCGAGGTATATTGGTCGGTTGCCTTCGCGCCTTTGTACCAACTCATCAAATTCCATCAGCACGGGAAGGGCATGCCCGGCTCCGGGCCCTTCGTCCTCGACGACAAGCTGATGCACCTGACCCTTGATCTCGTTTTGAAAGCCCTGAAACCCTGAGGTAACCATGAACGCTCCCGCCCAACCCCATGTTTTCACCTCGTATCAGAAGTTCGTGATCGCCATGCTGGCCTTCCTGCAGTTCAGCGTCATCCTCGACTTCATGATCATGAGCCCCTTGGGAGCCCTGCTGATGCCGGCGCTCTCCATCTCCCCGCGCCAATTCGGGCTGGCCGTATCCGCCTACGCTTTCGCCGCGGGCATCTCGGGAATCCTGGCGGCCGGCTTCGCGGATAAATTCGATCGCAAGAAGCTACTGCTCTTCTTCTATACGGGCTTCATGTTGGGAACCTTCTTTTGCGGCATCGCGCCAACCTACCATCTCCTCTTGATGGCCCGTATCGTCACCGGCGTGTTCGGCGGCGTCATCGGATCCATCGGCATGGCCATCATCGCCGACATCTTCCCTTTGCAGGTGCGCGGGCGCGTGATGGGCTTCGTGCAGGCCGCCTTCGGCGCCAGCCAGGTGATGGGCCTTCCCATCGGCCTCTGGCTGGGAAACCACTTCGGATGGCACGCGCCCTTCATCATGATCGTCGGCGTAAGCGGTTGCGTTGGTCTCGTCATTTTCGCCAAGATGCAGCCCATCACGGCCCACATCAAGGCGCAGACCACGCGCAATCCACTATTGCATCTTTTCAAGACGGTCAAGCAGGGCCGCTACCTGCAGGCTTTCCTGGCCACCATGTTCCTGGCCACCGGCGGATTCATGCTCATGCCCTTCGCCAGCGCCTTCAGCGTAAACAACCTCAAGATCGATCTGGATCACCTTCCCTGGGTCTACTTCGCCACCGGCATATCCGCCTTCCTCGTCGGCCCCTTGCTGGGCAAATTGAGCGACAAGATCGGCAAGTACCGTCTGTTTTGCCTGGGCTCTTCCGCCACCATCGCCACGGTCCTGATCTTCACCCGCCTGGGGGAAACCCCGCTGGCATGGGTCATCGTCATCAACATGGTCCTGTTCGCGGCCATCAACGCCCGCATGATTTCCAGCCAGGCCCTGGTCTCGGGCGTGCCGGATCTTCCCGATCGCGGCGCCTTCATGGCCGTAAACAATTCCGTCGCCCAGCTTTCCGGAGGAGTGGCGGCCGCGGTGGCGGGCCTCATCGTGGTGCAACGTCCCGGACAGCCCCTGGAACGCTACGAAGTACTGGGTTGGGTGGTTTCGGCCGCCACCATAATCACCATCGCCCTCATGTACCCCATCCATAAGATGGTAATGGCCAAGCTGGCCAAGGGCGGATCGGGAATGGGGCCCGGGGCGATGCCCTCGGGAGCGCCGGGAACAGGCAAACCTGCCGAAGCTCCCGCGGCCCACTGAGATCCGGAGAGGATATCCGCGGCCTCGCGCAACTATTATGCCTCGCAACGCGTCCAATGCTCGCAGGCCTCACCGGCTTGCAGGAGAATGGGACGATGTGGATCAAGATCGCAACTGCCGCAATCGTCATCGCCGTCAAGGGCGCTTTCGCCCTTGACCTACACGACGATGCCTTAACCGGCGTCTACATCGCCAAGGCCTCGGCCCCCTTTTGGATTACGCCGACCTTGCTCGGCGAACACCCCTTCCGGGACGGCCACTGGTTGAACCCCTTCAGCTTGGAAGCCATCCCCAACGATTTTCAGATGGTCGCAATCACCCTACCCGACCTGTACGTACTGGGCGGAATCGCCTCGGGATAAAGCGGTGGAGGGCTTCGGGACCAGCGCATCCTGGCTCGCAACGTGGAGCTCGGATCTTCCGCCGTCTTCTTCGCCCTTATGATCGCCCTCAACGTCGCCATGGGCGAAGGGCGCGGATCGGAGATCGGGTCAGTCGTAGCTCTCATTGCCTTGGAAACGTGCCTTTTAGCGCTCCCAACGGTCTTCCCATTTGATGCCGAAAACCGGCGCGATTCATCGGAGAATCCTACCGCGGCCAATCCTCCGCCCAGATACCCCCTTTTGTCGCTCCGCATTCCGTTCTAAACCGCCGAGGAGCAGCGCATCTGGCGCGTGCTCGGCTAGGGGGAGACGACCAAACGCCGGGATCGGCCGGCAGCATCGATGGCCCGCAGGCGCGGGGGACCGCCGTCCATAATCAGGAGGACCAACGGATTGGCCGCGCCCCGCGCGAAGACGCGGGAGGCCGAGGCGGAGGGCCTGGGCGGCAGTACGGCGGCGGCAGGGAAATCGCTGCTATAGGCCACCCAATCGACGTCCATGTACATGTCCTGGGTCGGCGCCGGCCCGCCCCAGCCCGCGATGTTGCCGCTCCAATGGTTCAGCATCATGGCGGCCTCCTGGTCCGGCACCTGCTTGGTCAGCGAACCGGCCGGCTTCCCGTCCACGAAGTAATCCACGCTGCCGGGGTGCCAATCGAAACGGTATTCGTGGAAATCGGCGGCGGGATCGAAATCCAGTCTCACCAACTTGTAGTCGACGTCGGTCTGGATATGATGCAAGGTGAAGTGCAGGTCGCGGTTGTCCTTGGTCAGCATCTCCACGTCGATTTCGTTGAGCGGCGAATCCCGGTATACGAACCATCCTACCACGCCCCCCGGCACATGCGAGGTACGGATCGACGCGCGGTAGCTGCCGTAGCGGAAGTCGGATCTTTTGGAGGCGATCTCGGCGCAGACCGGCTTGGTCCCGGGCGGCGAGGCGCTCAGTTTGAGGGTAAGGATGCCCCCGGCCACGGAGACGTTCTGCGCCGAATGCACGCGGGTATCATCGCCCCAGGTCGAGATGTCCCAAAAGGCATTGAGCTCGTCCAGGCTGTTGAAGTCCTGTTTAATGGTTTCGGCCGGGGCGGTGATGGCGAGGGCCAGCGCGAAAGCGGCGGCGCGCAGGGTATTGGGCATATCTACTCCGCCCCCNNNGGCTCGGGCCCGGGAAGGCGGGAAAGTTCCTCCCTACGCTTCCGGCGGGCCGGTCGCGCAAACCCCGGCAATGGGAACGCATACCAATGCCTTGCGGGCCGAACGGGCCCGGGAGAATAACCGTGTTCAAACTCGCAGCCTTCGCCTTGGTTTTCGCTTCCGTGGCCCCCTGTTTCGCTCTCGAGGATTTTCCCGTCTATCTGGACGCGGGTTGCGGCACCGCGACCGCCAACGGGCTCGGGAACGGATATGCCCAGGGCCCGGCCGATATGCTTTTCGGCAAGAAGGCGAATGGCGATAAGACCGTGCCCGTCACCTGCGATGAAAAACTGAGCGGCTCCGATGCCATCGTGGTCAAGCTGGCCCGGACCCTCGCCAACGGGGAGTACTGGGACTTCGGGGTCAAATTCGCCGATGACCGCGCCTGGTCGGTCAAACCCTACGCCGATATCCGCATGTGGATCAAGAACAAGTCCGCGAGCGCCACGAAAATCCGGGTCGGCCTGGATATCGCCGGATCCTTCACCGACAAGATGGATACCCTTTCCATTCCCGTCGCGGCGGACTGGAAGGAATTCACCATCCCCTTGGCGAGCGTCGGCGGCGATTCCGCTTATGGCATCAAGCTGTCCCACGTGGTCGGGACCAGCGTCGATTTGCTGATCGACTCGGTGCGCCTGACCGATGGCACGGGGCTGCATCCCATCTCCATACCCGCCGTCGTGCGCAATCCGGTACCCGCGAATTGGGGCAAGAACTTCCTGTTGGGGTCCTTCGATAATCGCGAACTGGGGAAAAGCACCAAGGCCCAACAAGCCGGCCTGCCCTATCGCTATCAATACGTCATGCCGGATATCAAAACCTATTAC from the Fibrobacterota bacterium genome contains:
- the rapA gene encoding RNA polymerase-associated protein RapA; translation: MDIRSEAKGKFVPGQRWISDSEPELGLGTVLEAGFRDVKIAFRASNVVRVYMHRNAPLRRVRLKAGDRARSNSGRVFVVKTVKEFGGLLVYHGDGETLKEQDLLDRMTFSDPDKRLLAGQAGKPREFALRYRTHLFRRDMLGSRVRGLVGARMELLDHQISIAYEVASRHDAKVLLADEVGLGKTIEAGLIFHRLFVTGQIGRVLVIAPSQLVHQWMVELYRRFNHMFTVIEEDLFRSEEKGDQSVNPFLNRQTMIAAVDFFSTSARRVKQAVEAGLDLLIVDEAHHLSWSTEKASPEYAAVEKLSNASKGVLLLTATPVQLGQSGHFGRLRLLDPRRFTDLDGYLAEAARYQDLAVAVDRILASESPAPEALEKLGATFPGDAALRSRLDAYANGQPGAKRALIDDLVDRHGTGRLMFRNRRSALGGFPKRVVHPVPLPDYPAHREWSKLMTTGTGAGPFADASSLRRFLNGAPAYNSHDLSGYAGDAAAFLQEVWRKDPRLAWLVGLLKELEEEKILLICSHKAVVFALQEILPTLTAAPFAAFHENLTMATRDKNAAYFAQPDGARLLICSEIGSEGRNFQFAHHLVLFDLPLDPSVLEQRIGRLDRIGQKSDIHIHMPFLKDTAHEVLYRWYEEGMDAFRHPVLGSDFFYDEQIGDVLAACRLVTQAEYGAGPGGGETADGAEAGKGDESGAAAVEELVRRTKTLATRVRETLEKGRDRLLEINSNRPELAQALIAEMRAEDEDSGLEEYLEEVFDHFGVDSETTEAKRGYFIFPGDRMEVDFFPNLPPTGVAVTYDRAQALAREDLAFLTLDHPMVRGAVDLVLGSNEGTVGFVEWREAPAKGFALEAIFVLEATAPGHLHLDRFLPPEPLRVMVDGQGEDISHLLPRLDASEVEQAPTGLLEEHHELFDKLVPNLLESAAERVNFRQANAKKEAHREAEKRLGAERDRLRSLMSINPAVTQPEVEQADRFLQEVLRHIATAELRLDAVRLVILGKMAL
- a CDS encoding NAD(P)H-binding protein gives rise to the protein MAVRNVFLTGGTGYMGSRLIPRLLARGHRVTACVRRGSEGKVPAGARALPLDPLDAAALKPALPGHDTWVQLIGTPHPAPWKGAQFRAVELRAAQTMADALPGSTIRHAIYLSVAQPAPTMKAYLAVRQEGEALLRATGIPCTFLRPWYVLGPGHRWPYALLPFYALLERIPATQAGALRLGLVTLEQMLTALLQAIESDPPPQPRIIDVPAIRRATLP
- a CDS encoding TetR/AcrR family transcriptional regulator, encoding MRTRDPRKESLLRSKAMAMVVKDGFKGFSMQKLAKAARVSPATIYIYWKDRDDLLLQLYVEVFAKMMETTMRDFHPGMPFHEGLKHQWNNRARWFLDHPIEAAFMEQVRFSPLHDRAQAALGPSYAEAMKAFVRGAIARKELIKVPVEVYWSVAFAPLYQLIKFHQHGKGMPGSGPFVLDDKLMHLTLDLVLKALKP
- a CDS encoding MFS transporter, encoding MNAPAQPHVFTSYQKFVIAMLAFLQFSVILDFMIMSPLGALLMPALSISPRQFGLAVSAYAFAAGISGILAAGFADKFDRKKLLLFFYTGFMLGTFFCGIAPTYHLLLMARIVTGVFGGVIGSIGMAIIADIFPLQVRGRVMGFVQAAFGASQVMGLPIGLWLGNHFGWHAPFIMIVGVSGCVGLVIFAKMQPITAHIKAQTTRNPLLHLFKTVKQGRYLQAFLATMFLATGGFMLMPFASAFSVNNLKIDLDHLPWVYFATGISAFLVGPLLGKLSDKIGKYRLFCLGSSATIATVLIFTRLGETPLAWVIVINMVLFAAINARMISSQALVSGVPDLPDRGAFMAVNNSVAQLSGGVAAAVAGLIVVQRPGQPLERYEVLGWVVSAATIITIALMYPIHKMVMAKLAKGGSGMGPGAMPSGAPGTGKPAEAPAAH
- a CDS encoding glycoside hydrolase family 16 protein produces the protein MPNTLRAAAFALALAITAPAETIKQDFNSLDELNAFWDISTWGDDTRVHSAQNVSVAGGILTLKLSASPPGTKPVCAEIASKRSDFRYGSYRASIRTSHVPGGVVGWFVYRDSPLNEIDVEMLTKDNRDLHFTLHHIQTDVDYKLVRLDFDPAADFHEYRFDWHPGSVDYFVDGKPAGSLTKQVPDQEAAMMLNHWSGNIAGWGGPAPTQDMYMDVDWVAYSSDFPAAAVLPPRPSASASRVFARGAANPLVLLIMDGGPPRLRAIDAAGRSRRLVVSP